The following DNA comes from Thermoanaerobaculales bacterium.
CCAGCCGTCGTTGGGATCGAACGGGCGAACGTACAAGGCGAGATCGCCCGCCAGCGCGGACACTGGCGCCGCGCTGTGGGCCGGGAAGAACCCCCAGTCCTGCTCGTACATCTCGATGCCCTCCGACAGCCCTCGCATCGCCGACATCGTCTTCTTCTGGCGCGCGTTGTGGAGGGAGTGGAGGAGGTTGGGCAGCACGATCGCGGCGAGGGCGCCGATAATCGCGACCACGATCAGCAGCTCGAGCAGTGTGAACCCGCGCTGGCGCCGGCCGAGAGCCCTCATGGTCGGACTGCCATGCAAGGACCGGGCCAGGGCGGCCCACATTGCGCCGGTATGCGTCCGTCGATTGCGCGGTTTTCGGATCGTGTGCTAGAGTGAGGCTCCGCTCGGGCGGGCATAACTCAGCTGGTAGAGTATCAGCTTCCCAAGCTGAGAGTCGCGGGTTCGAATCCCGTTGCCCGCTCCATCCCGAGCGATCCGCTCCGGAGAGGTTTCGACCCATGGGGATCTTCGGCCGCGACGAGCACCCGACCTCGAGCAAGACGTCCGCCCAGGGCTCGGCCGGAGGCCGTTCCCACGGCCCGTCGGCCGCCCAGCCCGGCGGGTCGACCGTGATCGCGCGCGGGAACCGCATCGAGGGCACGATCTCGGGGTCCAGCGACATCCAGGTCGACGGCGAGCTCCAGGGCTCGATCGAGGGCTCCGGCGTCGTGCGCGTGGCCCCTCAGGGGCGAGTCGAGGGGACGGTCGCGGGGCGCGTGGTGGTGGTGGCGGGCACCGTGCGCGGGGACATCTCGGCGGCCGAAACCGCCGAGCTCGAGAGCTCGGCCAAGGTCACCGGCAACATCACCGCGCCGCGGATCCGGATCGCCGACGGCGCGTCCTTCGACGGCCAGGTCCTCATGAAGGAGGCCGCCACC
Coding sequences within:
- a CDS encoding polymer-forming cytoskeletal protein gives rise to the protein MGIFGRDEHPTSSKTSAQGSAGGRSHGPSAAQPGGSTVIARGNRIEGTISGSSDIQVDGELQGSIEGSGVVRVAPQGRVEGTVAGRVVVVAGTVRGDISAAETAELESSAKVTGNITAPRIRIADGASFDGQVLMKEAATKAHPPASTARREPT
- a CDS encoding prepilin-type N-terminal cleavage/methylation domain-containing protein, whose translation is MRALGRRQRGFTLLELLIVVAIIGALAAIVLPNLLHSLHNARQKKTMSAMRGLSEGIEMYEQDWGFFPAHSAAPVSALAGDLALYVRPFDPNDGWNRTFWYSASGDSYTLTSYGSDGVPDGSHPLGATTTFDADILFASGMFVQWPAGVQRQ